Sequence from the Nasonia vitripennis strain AsymCx chromosome 5, Nvit_psr_1.1, whole genome shotgun sequence genome:
GAAGCCGCATTCGCGAGCAGACTGACGCTGTCCGGCTTGGTGGGACTTGTCTTTGCGCTCGGCTCTGCTCCTCCCCACTATTCTCTCTCATCCCCGCTCTCGTTATTCgtctctacacacacacacacacatggagGCGGCGATGTATAGGAGTGCGACGATTATCGGAGCATATCTCATCCTCCGTGAGATGATTTTTCGAGAGACTCGCGTCGCTCGCCTAATGTTGATTATTCAGAGGCTCCGGCATTAGCATGTTTTCCTGCTGCGCGAATGCATGAGCCGCATTAGATAAGTCGCGAGATGTGTGCATTTCAATAAATGCGCTGATACGGCTTATCGAGTGACCGGTTGTTGTGTTGGCTTCGAATATTCGCGAATGAATGGCCGCGATGATTATGTagtttttttatgataagCACGAAAACAAAACGTGAACATCATCACAGCTGTCTAGTTGTGATGCGGCAGTTTTAGATGCGGCGCACGTGTATAAGTGTATAGCATCGATTACCGTCGCTATCTCGGTATAACAATCCTCCGCGCTTATCGTAAATTCGCTGTAGATTCGCGCGATTAATCTCGCGTCGATATTGCACACAGCTCGCTCTGTTTTCGGGACTGCGGTGAGATCCGCACCGATTGACAACACATGCAGCTGTCACTTCGACGtatcgcgatttttttcgaaGATAATCTTGTTTTCGCGCCGTAATAGCGAATTGATGACCGACCGTGTAATCGCGACCCGGTATGCGGAGGAGATTTCATGAAACGACTACTCGACACTccaaaaatattcatattcCGCGCGTGTGCGGATTTTCACCTTCGGCCCGCGAAGCTCGCGCGAATAACAACGAGCTTATTGCAATTttcattgaatttaaaaaataaatcgcgTCAGGCGCACCTGTTGCTCTGCGTGCATTACATTGTATCAGTCCTCTCGAATTGGCGCGCTTTtctcgaaaaataattttccagcTAGCGATGCACTCGCGTGTTTACAACGCGGagatgtatacctatatagacgCTCGCACGGCGATAAGGAGAGATATAGAACCGGTGGCGTCCCCCCCGACTTGCCGAGTCACGATGACGCGATAGCGACTACTGCGCCTTTGCTACGCCGCACgagaaataaatatacattaaaaaattttgaaaatcatcgCGTTTGGTAGCTGCCACGATCGGTCGCTAATGAGATGTTCGAATCGACGCGTGATTGCTTCGATGATGATAGTTTCGGGCAGGAGAGAACTATTTATAAACAGAGATGATTCGGTGGTGAACGACGTTTATTAAATCAACAAACCCGGAGACGTACAGCATTCCACGCGGAAATTCGATAAACTGCGGGCTTACACGTAGTTATTCTAGATACACAACACGCACATACATTCGAGCACTTTGCAACACTTCACTAGTCGATGGGTATGGTTATTAGAGTCACTAGAAGATGTAGTAGAACAGAACAGCGTAGACGACGACGGCCAGCCCGATGAAGACGGGGATGTAGGGGTTGGCCTCCTTCTTCGGCTCCTCGTACAcccagtcgtcgtcgtccacCGTCGGACCGGTACTCGCTGCCGCGACCGGTGAGGTCAGCTCGCCCTGGAGTGTGCCGATCTCGAAAGTGTCCTTCAGCTGTATGGCTTCCTGTCGAAAATCATTGCGAAATTATGAGGTCATCCCAGGAAAAGCTTAACCGATCGAAACGATTTCCGACCTGCGAGTGACCGATGTCGTCGAAGCACTTGGTGGCGTCTCCCCCGGCTAGACTCAGCAGCACCTCCTCACCGCCGGGATGTTCCTTGAGGAACTTGGTGACGTCGAAGACCTTGCCGTGAATCGCTATCCACAGGTCGTCGGCGTTGTTGTGCCGCGAGACTTCCTCCGCCGAGTATTTTTGCGACATCTCGTATCTCTCTCGTTTCTGCAAAGGTTATCTCGGTTACAACGCACGCATGTGCTAACTTtggcgatttttcgaaaaCGAAAGTTGAAGATCCGTCGCGAAACTTCTCACCGGGACGACGTTTCGCGACTGCGCGCCGATCTTGACTTTGCGGTGAAAGTCGAGATTTTCCCGGAGACACGTGGGGGAACTAGTTTTGCAATTACGGCAATAATGACACAGCCCGAGTGAAAACGCGAATTTTCCCTTTGATtagagcctctctctctctctctctctctctctctctctctctctcgctctctctctctcagatgGGATTATAATCGCGACGACGTTAGATTCAATATTGTATCAAGACTTACATATCGGACGAGTCGGTTTTTACCCTGAAAAACTCTGAGGCACTGCGACGCTTGCGACCGGCAGCGGCCAACTGGGCTCCCGGTGAAATCGGACCTTACGATCGCGACGCGATAActtttcatgaaaattcatCGATCCGCCTGTTTCTCTCATTTGCACAGAATGGAATACGTTGCGCGAGCTGCTCGTCGATGTAGATTCATGGAATTTCGTGAATACAGGATTAGACGTGTAGCTTCTTCGTAGAAATTCGCAATGGAATTTCTCTGTTTGTTCCCGGCTCTACGTCGAGTAATAATAATCGtagtattgaaaaataaaagaaataggACTTACTTTTCACCCCCGGTACCGCGAAGCGATTGCGCCACCGAAAACAAagggaaggaaaaaagaaacaaaagcgAAGCAAGCACAAAGGGTAGACAATTGCGGCGAGAACAGGTATATTTATAGCGATATATTCGCGAAGTGCGCGCGGCTAACCGTCGTTAAACACGCCATTTGTCCATCGCCGAGGCCGTTGACAATAGTTGCGCACTGTGCGCCGCCGACACTTGTGTGTCCGCAACCTCGTTTTGTTTCACTTTCGCACGTGAGCGAGGGAGTTATTTTAGGCCGCGAGCTTAATTTCGCTGATTGCGCTTATCCATAAAGCTCGCGCGGGAGGGGAAATTATCGCTTCGCGGTGAGTCCTCGTTCTGCATCGATTTCTCAAATCTGTATATTTTTCACTGTAAAATTGTGCCACGTTTGTACAAATGACTAATGGTGTTTTCCCTTTGCTTGTTACAGAGAACGAAAAATGGAGCCAGGATCAAGATCTACTCAAACTGCTGTCCCCACAGTACGGACAGGCTCATCAGCGTCTGCGGAAAGTCCGAGACTGTCCTCGATTGCATTCGAGAGCTCATCAACACCATCAAGACCGTAAGTGTTATTCGATTTTTCGATGC
This genomic interval carries:
- the LOC100116300 gene encoding cytochrome b5 isoform X3, which gives rise to MSQKYSAEEVSRHNNADDLWIAIHGKVFDVTKFLKEHPGGEEVLLSLAGGDATKCFDDIGHSQEAIQLKDTFEIGTLQGELTSPVAAASTGPTVDDDDWVYEEPKKEANPYIPVFIGLAVVVYAVLFYYIF
- the LOC100116300 gene encoding cytochrome b5 isoform X1: MACLTTKRERYEMSQKYSAEEVSRHNNADDLWIAIHGKVFDVTKFLKEHPGGEEVLLSLAGGDATKCFDDIGHSQEAIQLKDTFEIGTLQGELTSPVAAASTGPTVDDDDWVYEEPKKEANPYIPVFIGLAVVVYAVLFYYIF